From the genome of Halobellus litoreus, one region includes:
- a CDS encoding MinD/ParA family ATP-binding protein, whose product MLAIAGGKGGSGKTTTTLGLARAIDGPTLAVDADCDLPNLHAMAGVPRAAAPGGRGHADPASTDDTRIVPASGDAPDGIGGRLRRLREREAGASPVVVGDDAVDGRGRDGVGSDCDDRSGGVVSGPGGRSGGVAGERDAGGRGFVSERDSRSGGGFDARSTDRDVPVTVLVDCPAGAGPDATVPLRVADGVLIVATPCVAALRDAAKTAAMARAVGTPVVGGALTRARLAPPGVEDLLGCRILGAVPPAAPSTAADPLCDPAVRRAYDELADSLSERPNT is encoded by the coding sequence ATGCTCGCGATCGCCGGCGGCAAGGGAGGCAGCGGCAAGACGACGACGACGCTCGGGTTGGCCCGCGCGATCGACGGCCCGACGCTCGCCGTCGACGCCGACTGCGACCTCCCGAACCTCCACGCGATGGCCGGCGTCCCGCGGGCGGCCGCCCCGGGCGGTCGCGGACACGCGGATCCGGCGTCGACCGACGACACGCGGATCGTTCCCGCGTCGGGGGACGCGCCAGACGGAATCGGCGGTCGGTTGCGTCGGCTTCGGGAGCGCGAGGCGGGGGCGTCTCCCGTGGTTGTCGGCGACGACGCGGTCGACGGTCGGGGTCGCGACGGCGTCGGGAGCGACTGCGACGACCGGAGCGGGGGCGTCGTTAGCGGGCCCGGCGGCCGAAGCGGCGGCGTCGCCGGCGAGCGGGACGCCGGAGGCCGTGGCTTCGTCAGCGAGCGCGACAGTCGAAGCGGCGGCGGATTCGACGCTCGATCCACCGACAGGGACGTCCCCGTGACCGTCCTCGTCGACTGCCCCGCCGGTGCCGGACCGGACGCGACGGTCCCGCTGCGGGTCGCCGACGGCGTCCTCATCGTCGCGACGCCCTGCGTCGCCGCGCTCCGCGACGCGGCGAAGACGGCCGCGATGGCGCGCGCGGTCGGGACGCCGGTCGTCGGCGGCGCGCTCACCCGAGCGCGACTCGCACCGCCGGGCGTCGAGGACCTCCTCGGGTGTCGGATCCTCGGGGCGGTGCCGCCGGCCGCCCCCTCGACGGCCGCCGACCCGCTCTGCGACCCGGCCGTCCGACGCGCGTACGACGA
- a CDS encoding YlbF family regulator, with protein MSVQQDRLEELGRELGDAIAETSEYQAFEETKAAVEADDDVQEQISEFQERRDHYMHARQMGNATEENLRKVQEAQEELHSMPKMASYLDAQERLQDRLEAVNESISEPLAVDFGGEAGGCCHD; from the coding sequence ATGAGCGTCCAGCAAGACCGGCTCGAAGAACTCGGTCGCGAACTCGGCGACGCGATCGCCGAGACCTCGGAGTACCAGGCGTTCGAGGAGACGAAGGCGGCCGTCGAGGCCGACGACGACGTCCAGGAGCAGATCTCTGAATTCCAGGAGCGCCGGGATCACTACATGCACGCCCGCCAGATGGGCAACGCGACCGAAGAGAACCTTCGGAAGGTCCAGGAGGCCCAGGAGGAACTGCACTCGATGCCGAAGATGGCCTCGTATCTCGACGCCCAGGAGCGGCTTCAGGACCGCCTCGAAGCGGTCAACGAGTCGATCTCGGAACCCCTGGCGGTCGACTTCGGCGGCGAGGCCGGCGGCTGCTGTCACGACTAG
- the dph2 gene encoding diphthamide biosynthesis enzyme Dph2 — translation MSHDAATEGDLRNTGMSLKHDREWDYELDRIVEEIEDRDATRVGLQFPEGLKRRGPAVADDLRELCDDDVTFMLSGQPCYGACDLDTYLMRRTDVFVHFGHSPMKESEKIIYVPLFSNVDPFPILEEAVDELPEEEVGLVTTAQHMNRFGEMVEWLEERGYDVHTRRGDDRLTYEGQVLGCNYASADIDADQVLYVGGGKFHPLGLAMEHPEKTVLIADPVNNVVTVADTEKFMKQRYGAVHRAMDAEKWGVIFCTKIGQGRMEIAEEIIADNDDAYLITMDEVTPDRLRNFAMDAFVNTGCPRITTDDGPQFHKPMLTPGEYRIAVGDKPLDSLSFDTFHGTW, via the coding sequence ATGAGCCACGACGCCGCCACGGAGGGGGACCTCCGAAACACCGGGATGTCGCTGAAGCACGACCGCGAGTGGGACTACGAACTGGACCGGATCGTCGAGGAGATCGAAGACCGCGACGCGACGCGGGTCGGCCTGCAGTTCCCCGAGGGGCTGAAGCGCCGCGGCCCGGCCGTCGCCGACGACCTCCGCGAACTGTGCGACGACGACGTGACGTTTATGCTCTCGGGCCAGCCCTGCTACGGCGCCTGCGACCTCGATACCTACCTGATGCGCCGGACCGACGTGTTCGTCCACTTCGGCCACTCGCCGATGAAGGAGTCCGAGAAGATCATCTACGTGCCGCTCTTCTCGAACGTCGATCCGTTCCCGATCCTCGAGGAGGCCGTCGACGAACTGCCCGAGGAGGAGGTCGGCCTCGTCACGACCGCCCAGCACATGAACCGCTTCGGCGAGATGGTCGAGTGGCTCGAAGAGCGCGGCTACGACGTCCACACCCGTCGCGGCGACGACCGCCTCACCTACGAGGGACAGGTGCTCGGCTGCAACTACGCCTCCGCCGACATCGACGCCGACCAGGTGCTGTACGTCGGCGGCGGGAAGTTCCACCCGCTCGGCCTCGCGATGGAACACCCCGAGAAGACGGTGCTCATCGCCGACCCCGTCAACAACGTCGTGACCGTCGCCGACACGGAGAAGTTCATGAAGCAGCGCTACGGCGCGGTCCACCGCGCGATGGACGCCGAGAAGTGGGGCGTCATCTTCTGCACGAAGATCGGTCAGGGCCGGATGGAGATCGCCGAAGAGATCATCGCGGACAACGACGACGCCTACCTCATCACGATGGACGAGGTGACGCCCGATCGGCTCCGAAACTTCGCAATGGACGCCTTCGTCAACACCGGCTGCCCCCGGATCACGACCGACGACGGCCCGCAGTTCCACAAGCCGATGCTCACGCCGGGCGAGTACCGGATCGCGGTCGGCGACAAGCCGCTCGACTCCCTCTCGTTCGACACGTTCCACGGCACCTGGTAG
- a CDS encoding TIGR00725 family protein, which produces MRVSVIGGSVIDDDEAETATALGRLLGQRGHTVVCGGLGGVMTAVCRGASEAGGHAIGILPSDRPADANEYVDEAIATGLGHARNALVVMNGDAVIAVDGGGGTLSELGYASVYDRPTAGLGTHDAAHVEAVETVADAVEYVESAVAGER; this is translated from the coding sequence ATGCGAGTCAGCGTGATCGGCGGCAGCGTGATCGACGACGACGAGGCGGAGACGGCGACGGCCCTGGGACGGCTGCTGGGCCAGCGCGGACACACGGTCGTCTGCGGCGGTCTCGGCGGGGTGATGACGGCCGTCTGTCGCGGCGCGTCGGAGGCGGGCGGACACGCGATCGGGATTCTCCCGAGCGACCGCCCCGCGGACGCCAACGAGTACGTCGACGAGGCGATCGCCACCGGACTGGGCCACGCTCGCAACGCGCTGGTCGTGATGAACGGGGACGCCGTGATCGCGGTCGACGGCGGCGGCGGGACGCTCTCGGAACTGGGGTACGCGTCGGTCTACGACCGGCCGACAGCGGGGCTCGGAACCCACGACGCCGCGCACGTCGAGGCCGTCGAAACGGTGGCTGACGCGGTCGAGTACGTCGAATCGGCGGTCGCGGGAGAACGGTAG
- a CDS encoding YkgJ family cysteine cluster protein, whose amino-acid sequence MSDAPSLEAELERARDLAVSELADAIESIGFECTRCGACCKGHERADGTGTEPHTATVFPDEVRRLQSAASGERGQDGDGEGGADPAGDGERSADPAGDGEGETDESYDWRDVARPMPYGVVDGEDGPEGETFEWALQTDACGDCAFYEEVGERADGTPKGGCSVHADRPLICETYPFSVALGGTSQPMGEAVDEAGMVRAHECEGLGRDISREQAEELAAALKRRAVRELEEAIGVRDSYEPVEADGVVVYDSEGPKRPDGTAVSPERRDGE is encoded by the coding sequence GTGAGCGACGCTCCCTCCCTCGAAGCCGAACTCGAACGCGCCCGCGACCTCGCGGTGTCGGAGTTGGCCGACGCCATCGAGTCCATCGGCTTCGAGTGCACGCGCTGCGGCGCGTGCTGCAAGGGCCACGAGCGCGCGGACGGGACAGGTACGGAACCCCACACGGCGACGGTCTTCCCGGACGAGGTGCGGCGGTTGCAGTCGGCGGCGAGCGGGGAGAGAGGACAGGACGGCGACGGTGAGGGAGGAGCCGATCCTGCGGGCGACGGTGAGAGAAGTGCCGACCCTGCGGGCGACGGGGAGGGCGAAACGGACGAGTCCTACGACTGGCGCGACGTCGCCCGGCCGATGCCGTACGGAGTCGTCGACGGCGAGGACGGCCCCGAGGGCGAGACGTTCGAGTGGGCGCTCCAGACGGACGCCTGCGGCGACTGCGCATTCTACGAGGAGGTCGGCGAGCGGGCGGACGGGACGCCGAAGGGGGGCTGCAGCGTCCACGCGGACCGGCCGCTGATCTGCGAAACGTACCCGTTCAGCGTCGCGCTCGGGGGGACCAGTCAGCCGATGGGCGAGGCCGTCGACGAGGCGGGAATGGTCCGCGCCCACGAGTGCGAGGGGCTCGGTCGCGACATCTCCCGCGAGCAGGCCGAGGAGCTGGCGGCCGCGCTCAAGCGGCGGGCTGTCCGCGAGTTAGAGGAGGCGATCGGCGTCCGCGACAGCTACGAACCGGTCGAGGCCGACGGTGTGGTCGTCTACGACTCCGAGGGACCGAAACGGCCCGACGGGACGGCGGTCAGCCCCGAGAGAAGAGACGGGGAGTGA
- a CDS encoding MBL fold metallo-hydrolase, with protein sequence MPPNATPIRRVPVPVDGPVPTGSTNAYLVGDDPALLVDPPARTDDLDDAVAAASVEHVAVTHAHPDHVGAVETYAAETGATVWCRRGRETRFAEATGIDPDRTFVEGSELPVGDGVGVVDTPGHAPDHVAFETDAGTLCGDVAVAEGSVAVAAPEGDVRAYLVALRRLYARNPPRLLPGHGPVIEESRATCERLLRRRLDRERDVLAAVEAGARDVDAVLDAVYDRDLTGIRGFARATVVAHLEKLDAERRVRLDREAETVDPY encoded by the coding sequence ATTCCACCGAACGCGACGCCGATCCGTCGCGTTCCGGTCCCGGTCGACGGCCCCGTTCCGACGGGGTCGACCAACGCCTATCTCGTCGGCGACGACCCCGCACTGCTCGTCGATCCACCGGCCAGAACCGACGACCTGGACGATGCCGTCGCCGCCGCTTCGGTCGAACACGTCGCCGTGACCCACGCCCACCCGGACCACGTGGGTGCCGTCGAGACGTACGCGGCAGAGACGGGCGCGACCGTCTGGTGTCGCCGCGGCCGAGAGACCCGCTTCGCCGAGGCGACCGGGATCGACCCCGATCGGACGTTCGTCGAGGGCTCCGAACTCCCCGTGGGCGACGGCGTCGGCGTCGTCGACACGCCCGGGCACGCGCCGGACCACGTCGCCTTCGAGACCGACGCCGGGACGCTCTGCGGCGACGTCGCGGTCGCAGAGGGGAGCGTCGCCGTCGCCGCGCCGGAGGGCGACGTCCGCGCGTACCTCGTGGCGCTCCGCCGACTCTACGCCCGGAACCCGCCGCGCCTCCTTCCGGGGCACGGCCCGGTCATCGAGGAGTCGCGGGCGACCTGCGAACGGCTGCTCCGGCGGCGACTCGACCGCGAGCGCGACGTGCTGGCAGCCGTCGAGGCCGGCGCTCGCGACGTGGACGCCGTCCTCGACGCCGTCTACGACAGGGACCTCACCGGCATCCGCGGGTTCGCGCGGGCGACGGTCGTCGCGCACCTGGAGAAACTCGACGCCGAGCGTCGCGTGCGACTCGACCGCGAGGCGGAGACGGTCGACCCGTACTGA
- a CDS encoding MarR family transcriptional regulator: MSTSTAELDGDDLLSQSEYRDRLRELPPSAKLVAKVLEGDAPLSQGQLAEESLLPDRTVRYALNRLEDAELVGSRYSFKDARKQVYYLNT; this comes from the coding sequence ATGAGCACCAGTACCGCAGAACTCGACGGTGACGACCTCCTCTCGCAGTCGGAGTACCGGGACCGCCTCCGCGAACTCCCCCCGAGCGCGAAACTCGTCGCGAAAGTACTCGAAGGCGACGCCCCGCTCTCGCAGGGCCAACTCGCCGAGGAATCGCTGCTGCCGGACCGGACCGTCCGCTACGCGCTCAATCGGCTCGAAGACGCCGAACTCGTCGGGTCGCGCTACAGTTTCAAGGACGCCCGCAAGCAGGTCTACTACCTGAATACGTAG
- a CDS encoding class I SAM-dependent methyltransferase: MKGKEWYQADDVAEEYDSKRFSRGGRLIDDREKRAVVEAIGPVEGKDVLEIACGTGRFTAMLAERGANIVGLDISNAMLAQGRAKARRAGVADHIEFLRGDAARLPFPDDHFDAVFAMRFFHLAETPAKFMAEMARVSKHLVFFDTFNRRSTRVVYNWLLPMGSHLYSASQVERLLDDAGLRLVNGEHDFLLPYGFYRKIPNGIAREFRDIDTSLGETAIGDALASVSYWTATVGDGKT, from the coding sequence GTGAAAGGAAAGGAGTGGTACCAGGCCGACGACGTCGCCGAGGAGTACGACTCGAAGCGGTTCTCGCGGGGCGGGAGACTCATCGACGACCGCGAAAAGCGGGCCGTCGTCGAGGCCATCGGGCCGGTCGAGGGGAAGGACGTCCTCGAAATCGCCTGCGGAACGGGCCGGTTCACGGCGATGTTGGCCGAACGCGGCGCGAACATCGTCGGTCTCGACATCTCCAACGCGATGTTGGCCCAGGGTCGGGCGAAGGCACGGCGAGCGGGCGTCGCAGATCACATCGAGTTCCTCCGCGGCGACGCCGCGCGGCTTCCCTTCCCCGACGACCACTTCGACGCGGTCTTCGCGATGCGGTTTTTCCACCTCGCCGAGACGCCGGCGAAGTTCATGGCGGAGATGGCACGGGTCTCGAAGCACCTCGTCTTCTTCGATACGTTCAACCGACGCAGCACCCGCGTCGTCTACAACTGGCTGCTCCCGATGGGCTCGCACCTGTACTCCGCATCGCAGGTCGAGCGACTCCTCGACGACGCGGGCCTCCGACTGGTGAACGGCGAGCACGACTTCCTGCTCCCGTACGGCTTCTACCGGAAGATTCCCAACGGGATCGCCCGGGAGTTCCGCGACATCGACACCTCGCTCGGGGAGACCGCGATCGGGGACGCCCTCGCGTCGGTCTCCTACTGGACGGCGACCGTCGGCGACGGCAAGACGTGA
- a CDS encoding glycosyltransferase family 2 protein, whose amino-acid sequence MELSVVIPTLNGRDHLAATLDVLAANAPDAEVVVVNGPSADGTTGMVRDRDDVDVLVEVSDRTLNVSRNAGIRAASGDVVAFLRHDLAVEETWTDAIEAGVERAPVVTGPVHETLPAGMTTTEPERRRIRNREVTYFNGGNVAFRSEILDELDGFDEYLETGGARDAAHRLAGLDREVAWESELCVRTEYEADGGVDERDHEWKYRALSYRLVKNYGVRPTVVRRVASHAGSDAVAAARDVVTGSATPTGWVGNGRDVVVGIATGWSDGLVARARDRTAARNPHGCSKRADRAVAKYDRR is encoded by the coding sequence ATGGAGCTCTCGGTAGTGATCCCGACACTGAACGGTCGGGATCACCTCGCGGCCACGCTCGACGTGCTCGCCGCGAACGCGCCGGACGCCGAGGTCGTCGTCGTCAACGGCCCCTCGGCGGACGGGACCACCGGAATGGTCCGGGACCGAGACGACGTCGACGTGCTCGTAGAGGTGTCGGACCGGACGTTGAACGTCTCCCGAAACGCGGGGATCCGGGCCGCCTCGGGCGACGTCGTCGCGTTTTTGCGGCACGACCTCGCGGTCGAGGAGACCTGGACGGACGCCATCGAGGCGGGCGTCGAGCGCGCACCGGTCGTGACCGGGCCCGTCCACGAGACGTTGCCGGCGGGAATGACGACCACGGAACCGGAGCGACGGCGGATCAGAAACCGAGAGGTGACGTACTTCAACGGCGGCAACGTCGCCTTCCGCTCAGAGATTCTCGACGAACTCGACGGCTTCGACGAGTACCTCGAAACCGGCGGCGCGCGCGACGCCGCCCACCGGCTCGCGGGCCTCGACCGCGAGGTCGCCTGGGAGTCTGAACTCTGCGTCCGCACCGAGTACGAGGCCGACGGCGGGGTCGACGAGCGGGACCACGAGTGGAAATACCGCGCGCTGTCGTATCGGCTCGTGAAGAACTACGGCGTCCGTCCGACGGTGGTCCGCCGCGTCGCCTCCCACGCCGGGTCCGACGCCGTCGCCGCCGCCCGGGACGTCGTCACCGGCAGCGCGACGCCGACGGGCTGGGTCGGGAACGGGCGGGACGTCGTCGTCGGCATCGCGACGGGATGGTCGGACGGCCTCGTCGCGCGGGCGCGGGATCGAACGGCCGCTCGCAACCCGCACGGCTGCTCGAAACGGGCGGATCGGGCGGTCGCGAAGTACGATCGGCGGTAG
- a CDS encoding amidohydrolase encodes MLELNHGFRVVDLHARLDPSDEAEVASRGRETTPEALERELHQAGVVRAVVSPGGRPEGQGYLRANNAVARLSVDRPFLAFARIDGPRDPSSRASARLRNLTASRKDHHVSPEDVEQYAYDDRFHGFTLAPDRDGLPDEETLDELGDVELPLVVRAGRAFPPSAVEETLLDRGFPVVLAGFGGYPLDRELMSTAIDLLDDYDLLYLDTRYVRFRSVLERALLEHPDRVLFGSGAPETHPNVGVMEILTLDVSEDAMRRAFSSNASRIVPGLSPGET; translated from the coding sequence ATGCTCGAGTTGAACCACGGGTTCAGGGTCGTCGACCTCCACGCGCGCTTGGATCCGAGCGACGAGGCGGAGGTCGCCAGTCGGGGTCGCGAGACGACCCCCGAAGCCCTCGAACGCGAACTCCACCAGGCGGGGGTCGTCAGGGCGGTCGTCTCTCCGGGCGGGCGGCCCGAGGGTCAGGGCTACCTCCGCGCCAACAACGCCGTCGCCCGATTGAGCGTCGACCGGCCGTTCCTCGCGTTCGCGCGCATCGACGGCCCGCGCGATCCGAGTTCCCGGGCGTCCGCGCGGCTTCGAAACCTCACCGCGTCCCGGAAGGACCACCACGTCAGCCCCGAAGACGTCGAGCAGTACGCCTACGACGACCGGTTCCACGGGTTCACGCTCGCGCCCGACCGGGACGGCCTCCCTGACGAGGAGACGCTGGACGAACTGGGCGACGTCGAACTGCCGCTCGTCGTGCGTGCCGGCAGAGCGTTTCCCCCCTCGGCGGTCGAAGAGACACTCCTCGATCGCGGCTTTCCCGTGGTGCTCGCCGGGTTCGGCGGCTACCCGCTCGACCGGGAGCTGATGTCGACCGCCATCGATCTCCTCGACGACTACGACCTCCTGTATCTCGACACCCGCTACGTCCGTTTTCGGAGCGTCCTCGAACGGGCGCTCTTGGAGCACCCGGACCGGGTCCTGTTCGGGAGCGGCGCGCCGGAGACCCACCCCAACGTCGGCGTGATGGAGATCCTGACCCTCGACGTCTCCGAGGACGCGATGCGCCGGGCGTTCTCGTCGAACGCCTCCCGGATCGTCCCCGGTCTCTCGCCCGGCGAGACGTAG
- the thsA gene encoding thermosome subunit alpha produces MSTRMQPLYVLSSDSQRTSGGDAQSSNIRAGKAVASAVRTTLGPRGMDKMLVDSQGNVVVTNDGATILAEMDIEHPAAQMIVEVAQTQEESVGDGTTTASVLTGELLTYAEDLLDDDLHPTVIVEGYHEAARLAQEAIDEQVLDAALDDDLLRSVAESSMTGKGTGDVTADVLAGHVVDAVRAVHDGSGRFDHDDVRVLTRTGASSSATELVEGVVVDEERVREGMPRTVEDATVAVFTTKLDIREGESDAEYTISSVDQLEAAIEAEEAELAGYADALADAGVDVLFCTKSIADRVADRLARHGILAFDSVKSSDAKAVARATGAKQLGDVKDLDAADFGRAERISIRRFGEDELTFVEGGDAAKTVTLLLRGGTEHVVDELERAITDAVDVTVAAIDSGGVVPGAGATEVAIAEYVRSHAGGVRGRKQLAVEAFADAVEALPRTLATNTGMDPIDAVVELRSTFDREGVAGIISEGRTGAIGDPVEAGVLDPAAVKREAITAATEAATMIVRIDDVIAAN; encoded by the coding sequence ATGTCGACACGTATGCAACCACTGTACGTTCTTTCGAGTGACAGCCAGCGGACCAGCGGCGGCGACGCCCAGAGTTCGAACATCCGAGCGGGCAAAGCCGTCGCGAGCGCGGTCCGAACGACGCTCGGCCCGCGCGGGATGGACAAGATGCTGGTGGACTCGCAGGGCAACGTCGTGGTCACCAACGACGGCGCGACCATCTTGGCGGAGATGGACATCGAGCACCCCGCCGCGCAGATGATCGTCGAGGTCGCCCAGACCCAGGAGGAGAGCGTCGGCGACGGCACCACGACGGCGTCTGTACTGACCGGCGAACTGCTCACCTACGCGGAGGACCTGCTCGACGACGACCTGCACCCGACGGTGATCGTCGAGGGCTACCACGAGGCCGCGCGGCTGGCTCAAGAGGCGATCGACGAGCAGGTGCTCGACGCCGCACTCGACGACGACCTCCTGCGGTCGGTCGCGGAGTCGTCGATGACGGGGAAGGGGACCGGCGACGTCACCGCCGACGTCCTCGCGGGACACGTCGTCGACGCCGTTCGCGCGGTCCACGACGGAAGCGGGCGGTTCGATCACGACGACGTCCGCGTACTCACGCGGACCGGCGCGTCGTCCTCGGCGACAGAGCTGGTCGAGGGCGTCGTCGTCGACGAGGAGCGCGTCCGCGAGGGGATGCCCCGGACAGTCGAGGACGCGACGGTCGCGGTCTTCACGACGAAACTCGACATCCGCGAGGGGGAGTCCGACGCCGAGTACACCATCTCCTCGGTGGACCAGCTCGAAGCGGCCATCGAGGCCGAGGAGGCCGAACTCGCTGGGTACGCTGACGCGCTCGCCGACGCGGGGGTCGACGTCCTGTTCTGTACGAAGTCGATCGCCGACCGCGTCGCGGACCGCCTCGCGCGACACGGGATCCTCGCGTTCGACAGCGTGAAATCCTCCGACGCGAAGGCTGTCGCCCGCGCGACGGGCGCGAAGCAACTCGGCGACGTGAAGGACCTCGACGCCGCGGACTTCGGTCGCGCCGAACGGATCTCGATCCGGCGCTTCGGCGAGGACGAACTCACCTTCGTCGAGGGCGGCGACGCGGCGAAGACCGTCACGCTCCTGCTCCGCGGCGGCACCGAACACGTCGTCGACGAACTCGAACGCGCGATCACCGACGCCGTGGACGTGACCGTCGCCGCGATCGATTCCGGCGGCGTCGTCCCCGGCGCGGGCGCGACCGAGGTCGCTATCGCCGAGTACGTCCGCTCGCACGCGGGCGGGGTCCGGGGCCGAAAGCAACTCGCCGTCGAAGCGTTCGCCGACGCCGTCGAGGCGCTCCCGCGCACGCTCGCGACGAACACCGGGATGGACCCCATCGACGCCGTCGTCGAACTCCGCTCGACGTTCGACCGCGAGGGCGTCGCCGGCATCATCTCGGAGGGTCGCACCGGCGCGATCGGTGACCCGGTCGAGGCGGGCGTGCTCGACCCCGCGGCCGTGAAGCGCGAGGCGATCACCGCCGCGACGGAGGCGGCGACGATGATCGTCCGCATCGACGACGTCATCGCGGCGAACTGA
- a CDS encoding SAM hydrolase/SAM-dependent halogenase family protein, with amino-acid sequence MITLASDFGSPYPAAMKGVVLRRSDARLVDVAHDLPRQDVRAAAFWCRETLPYFPPAVHLVVVDPGVGTERDALVVRVGDHALVAPDNGVALPAARRIAAEVCEAVPDVECFRYDYDDPASSTFHGRDVFAPAAADVHEVGVGALESLDAVSPIESVPPDGSPDSVVDCRFPEPTVDPDAATARGEVLVVDDFGNAITNVPGSFLDGRDGDTVDVNGVSAAVATAFAAVDTGERLVTVGSHGFVECDVNRGRGDEAFDLAPGDEVVLVG; translated from the coding sequence ATGATAACCCTCGCCTCCGACTTCGGCTCGCCGTATCCGGCCGCGATGAAGGGCGTCGTCCTCCGGCGGTCCGACGCACGCCTCGTCGACGTCGCCCACGACCTCCCCCGACAGGACGTCCGCGCGGCGGCCTTCTGGTGCCGCGAGACGCTCCCGTACTTTCCCCCCGCCGTGCACCTCGTCGTCGTCGACCCGGGCGTCGGGACCGAGCGCGACGCGCTCGTCGTCCGCGTCGGCGACCACGCGCTCGTCGCCCCCGACAACGGCGTTGCGCTGCCGGCCGCCCGCAGGATCGCCGCCGAAGTGTGCGAGGCCGTCCCCGACGTCGAGTGCTTCAGATACGACTACGACGACCCGGCCTCGTCGACGTTCCACGGCCGTGACGTCTTCGCCCCCGCCGCCGCCGACGTGCACGAGGTCGGCGTCGGCGCGCTCGAATCGCTCGACGCCGTCTCGCCGATCGAGTCCGTCCCGCCCGACGGGTCACCCGACTCGGTCGTCGACTGCCGCTTCCCCGAGCCGACGGTTGATCCCGACGCCGCGACGGCCCGCGGCGAGGTGCTCGTCGTCGACGACTTCGGGAACGCCATCACGAACGTTCCGGGATCGTTTCTGGACGGACGGGACGGCGACACCGTCGACGTGAACGGGGTCTCCGCGGCGGTCGCGACCGCCTTCGCGGCCGTCGACACGGGCGAACGCCTCGTGACCGTCGGCAGCCACGGCTTCGTCGAGTGCGACGTCAACCGCGGGCGCGGCGACGAGGCGTTCGACCTCGCCCCCGGCGACGAGGTCGTCCTCGTCGGGTGA
- a CDS encoding nicotinamide-nucleotide adenylyltransferase — MRGFYIGRFQPYHDGHHRMVEEIATEVDELVLGIGSAGDSHSPRNPFTAGERVMMVTKSVADLDVTTYVVPIEDLDRNSVWVSHVQSMSPAFDVAYSNNPLVIQLFSEAGVEVRQSPMFNRDVLEGAELRARMIRDAQWRHLVPDPVVDVVEEIGGIERIQRVSDTDTNGDDTDDPE, encoded by the coding sequence ATGCGGGGGTTCTACATCGGCCGGTTTCAGCCCTACCACGACGGGCACCACCGGATGGTCGAGGAGATCGCGACCGAGGTCGACGAACTCGTTCTCGGCATCGGATCCGCGGGCGACTCCCACAGCCCGCGGAACCCGTTCACGGCGGGCGAGCGCGTGATGATGGTCACCAAGTCGGTCGCCGACCTCGACGTCACCACGTACGTCGTTCCCATCGAGGACCTCGACCGGAACTCGGTGTGGGTGAGCCACGTCCAGAGCATGTCCCCGGCGTTCGACGTCGCCTACTCGAACAACCCGCTCGTCATCCAACTGTTCTCGGAGGCGGGCGTCGAAGTCCGACAGTCGCCGATGTTCAACCGCGACGTCCTCGAGGGCGCGGAACTCCGCGCGCGGATGATCCGCGACGCGCAGTGGCGGCACCTGGTCCCCGACCCCGTCGTGGACGTCGTCGAGGAGATCGGCGGCATCGAGCGCATCCAGCGCGTCAGCGACACCGATACAAACGGCGACGATACCGACGACCCCGAGTGA